A genomic stretch from Thermoplasmataceae archaeon includes:
- a CDS encoding DUF211 domain-containing protein → MNIRRVVLDVGKALSRPTFVELIHSIEIVPGVEAVNANVTEMDMETMGISITVEGNNIDYEELVDSIEKTGSVVHSVDQIAAGKRLIENIRGNT, encoded by the coding sequence ATGAATATTAGGAGAGTGGTATTAGATGTCGGGAAAGCTCTGTCCAGACCGACGTTTGTGGAACTTATACATTCCATCGAGATTGTGCCGGGCGTGGAAGCTGTCAATGCCAATGTCACTGAGATGGACATGGAGACAATGGGCATCAGCATTACAGTCGAAGGGAACAATATAGATTATGAAGAACTTGTAGATTCAATCGAGAAGACGGGATCAGTGGTTCATTCTGTGGACCAGATTGCCGCTGGGAAAAGGCTCATAGAGAATATTCGGGGCAACACTTGA